A region of Necator americanus strain Aroian chromosome I, whole genome shotgun sequence DNA encodes the following proteins:
- a CDS encoding hypothetical protein (NECATOR_CHRI.G3877.T2), with translation MTLPGRSERDTICNEGVLSNVSRVTVLGGFTLSENARSVLELGPSFSPSQPISTVVLRKITCALHEVQDRLRRKANFSNRERDQRSLRESLAIPFPCVFFKQQIANPAVDAKFRLFANDVYKTVARFRENRTKSNISLAQKQGIKEVRELISSKQIRLSTSDKGGEFVVIPHQLDIAITERHLQDISLYRLSSVSEFMKKSRFLNEQWVKVAKSAEFPPSLIARLKIDLPTCPVLYLLIKTHKLQSSSDLASTDPATFKVRPIISSVGGPTDRIGWFLNTIFAQVLSHIPAHLTNTRMFLDHLRTAQLTRDCVMESFDVEALYTNVSNDSAIQAMFELLKENIRTINLHGLSISQLMVLLKACLDCNIFRWSGNYFAQLRGLAMGQRLAPTLAISFMAKIEAPVLELRPLFYSRYIDDCFVICATQAEMDEYFGLLNRQSEHIKLAREKPQDNWLPFLNIQVCISNGTYQTKWYRKPSNKNILVHFLSAHPFHMKKAVLNNMFRTARTVCSGPEERKESLTLAHEIAVSNGYEVRTSETRRYRSERARQVENPTTDKIPLCFPYISDEVSAAIRRCLRRADLDSSVSVVEIPPNNLKHQLVRNRLYDTICTTPNCIICPTGRSGDCLRSGVIYLISCTNCGDEYIGETARPLYVRIKEHLSGKNRLRGWTPLGAHRTQKHDGADFEIRVQILAHETKTLARKSLEAFWIQAKNPKMNRKGECLSITRELAPYLEWFVRSECDIRTIRPRDRSVSGPC, from the coding sequence ATGACCCTTCCTGGCAGGAGTGAACGCGACACTATTTGTAACGAGGGTGTCCTATCAAATGTTTCTCGAGTGACCGTGTTAGGAGGATTCACACTCTCTGAGAATGCGCGGTCGGTTTTGGAATTGGGTCCTAGTTTTTCTCCATCGCAGCCCATCTCAACTGTAGTTTTGCGCAAGATTACTTGTGCTCTACATGAAGTTCAAGATAGGCTCCGCAGAAAAGCTAATTTTAGCAACAGGGAAAGAGACCAAAGATCACTCAGAGAAAGTCTCGCGATACCTTTCCCGTGTGTGTTCTTTAAACAACAAATCGCTAACCCAGCTGTAGATGCGAAATTCCGGCTCTTTGCAAACGATGTATATAAAACGGTAGCTCGATTTCGTGAGAACAGAACTAAGTCTAACATTTCTCTTGCACAAAAGCAAGGTATTAAGGAAGTTCGAGAGTTGATTAGTTCTAAACAAATAAGGTTATCCACAAGTGATAAAGGTGGGGAGTTTGTGGTCATTCCACACCAGCTGGATATTGCAATAACAGAAAGACATTTGCAAGATATCTCACTATATCGTTTATCCTCCGTTAGtgagttcatgaagaaatctCGTTTTTTAAACGAGCAATGGGTTAAGGTAGCAAAATCCGCCGagtttcctccttctttaATTGCTCGCCTTAAGATTGACCTGCCGACCTGTCCAGTGCTCTATCTCCTTATCAAGACGCACAAACTCCAGTCCAGCAGCGATCTGGCTTCCACTGACCCTGCTACATTCAAAGTAAGACCTATAATTAGTAGTGTAGGGGGTCCTACGGATAGGATAGGGTGGTTCTTAAACACAATATTTGCACAAGTATTGAGCCATATACCTGCCCATTTGACAAATACCCGTATGTTCCTAGACCACCTACGCACAGCACAACTGACAAGAGACTGTGTCATGGAGTCTTTTGACGTCGAAGCCCTGTATACGAATGTATCTAATGACTCTGCGATACAGGCTATGTTCGAactgctgaaagaaaacataagaacCATCAATTTACACGGATTGTCAATCTCCCAATTGATGGTTCTTCTCAAGGCGTGCCTCGATTGCAATATCTTTAGATGGTCCGGGAATTACTTTGCACAGCTTAGAGGTTTAGCTATGGGGCAGAGATTGGCTCCCACCTtagctatttcatttatggccAAAATTGAAGCACCTGTTCTGGAACTACGTCCATTGTTCTACTCTCGGTACATTGACGATTGTTTTGTCATTTGCGCCACCCAAGCGGAGATGGACGAATATTTTGGCTTGTTGAACCGACAGTCCGAACACATAAAACTTGCTAGGGAGAAACCACAGGATAACTGGCTTCCTTTTCTGAACATCCAGGTTTGCATCTCAAACGGTACGTACCAAACGAAATGGTATCGTAAGCCGAGTAACAAAAACatcttggttcattttctttctgctcatccatttCACATGAAGAAAGCTGTGCTTAACAACATGTTCCGCACGGCAAGAACTGTTTGTAGTGGacctgaggagagaaaggaatcaTTAACTTTGGCTCACGAAATTGCTGTTTCGAATGGTTATGAAGTCCGAACGTCTGAAACGAGACGATACCGAAGTGAACGAGCACGGCAAGTGGAAAACCCCACCACAGATAAGATACCTCTTTGCTTTCCTTACATCTCCGATGAAGTGAGCGCTGCCattaggcggtgtctgaggagagcagacttggatagctccgtttcggtcgttgaaataccaccgaacaatttgaaacatcaattagttcggaatcgtttatacgataccatctgtacaacaccgaactgtattatttgtcccacaggtagatcaggagactgcttgagatccggggtaatctacctgatttcttgcacgaactgtggcgacgagtatatcggtgaaacggcacgaccgctgtatgtccgcatcaaagagcacttgagcggcaagaataggttacgaggatggacacctttaggtgcccatagaacacaaaaacacgacggagccgattttgaaattagggtccaaatcttagcgcacgaaactaaaacgttggctcgaaaatcgctggaggcattttggatccaagccaaaaatcctaaaatgaaccgcaagggtgaatgtctgtcgataacgcgggaactcgcgccatatctcgaatggtttgtgcgatccgaatgtgacattcgaaccattcgccctcgtgatcgatcagtcagcggtccatgctag
- a CDS encoding hypothetical protein (NECATOR_CHRI.G3877.T1) produces MPRFIESRTFQLLCNVPAEYYRLVKEALSLRQKIVAARQSIHFLNRCLHHSVTPNFIGQKRLHNLCGLPENSHQVRAIQQQLLRIVLKKKRDEMYAMIKKCTSKEQYCGQYLEDRLWKRIVDGSISICNSIRSNLKITLQRKFDCLLSKSRSDNAQPPNAMTLPGRSERDTICNEGVLSNVSRVTVLGGFTLSENARSVLELGPSFSPSQPISTVVLRKITCALHEVQDRLRRKANFSNRERDQRSLRESLAIPFPCVFFKQQIANPAVDAKFRLFANDVYKTVARFRENRTKSNISLAQKQGIKEVRELISSKQIRLSTSDKGGEFVVIPHQLDIAITERHLQDISLYRLSSVSEFMKKSRFLNEQWVKVAKSAEFPPSLIARLKIDLPTCPVLYLLIKTHKLQSSSDLASTDPATFKVRPIISSVGGPTDRIGWFLNTIFAQVLSHIPAHLTNTRMFLDHLRTAQLTRDCVMESFDVEALYTNVSNDSAIQAMFELLKENIRTINLHGLSISQLMVLLKACLDCNIFRWSGNYFAQLRGLAMGQRLAPTLAISFMAKIEAPVLELRPLFYSRYIDDCFVICATQAEMDEYFGLLNRQSEHIKLAREKPQDNWLPFLNIQVCISNGTYQTKWYRKPSNKNILVHFLSAHPFHMKKAVLNNMFRTARTVCSGPEERKESLTLAHEIAVSNGYEVRTSETRRYRSERARQVENPTTDKIPLCFPYISDEVSAAIRRCLRRADLDSSVSVVEIPPNNLKHQLVRNRLYDTICTTPNCIICPTGRSGDCLRSGVIYLISCTNCGDEYIGETARPLYVRIKEHLSGKNRLRGWTPLGAHRTQKHDGADFEIRVQILAHETKTLARKSLEAFWIQAKNPKMNRKGECLSITRELAPYLEWFVRSECDIRTIRPRDRSVSGPC; encoded by the coding sequence atgccgaggttcattgaaagtcgaacttttcaactgctTTGTAATGTGCCAGCTGAATATTATCGACTTGTGAAGGAAGCACTGTCGCTGAGACAGAAGATCGTAGCAGCTAGACAGTCAATCCACTTTCTCAACCGCTGCCTGCATCATAGTGTTACTCCCAACTTTATTGGGCAGAAACGACTACACAATCTGTGCGGGCTACCAGAGAACAGCCACCAAGTACGAGCAATTCAACAACAACTCCTACGCATTGTACTGAAGAAGAAGCGAGACGAAATGTACGCAATGATAAAGAAGTGTACGTCGAAGGAGCAGTATTGCGGTCAATACTTGGAAGATCGTCTCTGGAAGAGAATAGTGGATGGGTCGATTTCGATTTGCAATTCTATTCGATCTAACCTCAAGATAACTCTACAGAGAAAATTCGATTGCCTTTTGAGTAAATCACGAAGCGACAATGCACAACCACCAAATGCTATGACCCTTCCTGGCAGGAGTGAACGCGACACTATTTGTAACGAGGGTGTCCTATCAAATGTTTCTCGAGTGACCGTGTTAGGAGGATTCACACTCTCTGAGAATGCGCGGTCGGTTTTGGAATTGGGTCCTAGTTTTTCTCCATCGCAGCCCATCTCAACTGTAGTTTTGCGCAAGATTACTTGTGCTCTACATGAAGTTCAAGATAGGCTCCGCAGAAAAGCTAATTTTAGCAACAGGGAAAGAGACCAAAGATCACTCAGAGAAAGTCTCGCGATACCTTTCCCGTGTGTGTTCTTTAAACAACAAATCGCTAACCCAGCTGTAGATGCGAAATTCCGGCTCTTTGCAAACGATGTATATAAAACGGTAGCTCGATTTCGTGAGAACAGAACTAAGTCTAACATTTCTCTTGCACAAAAGCAAGGTATTAAGGAAGTTCGAGAGTTGATTAGTTCTAAACAAATAAGGTTATCCACAAGTGATAAAGGTGGGGAGTTTGTGGTCATTCCACACCAGCTGGATATTGCAATAACAGAAAGACATTTGCAAGATATCTCACTATATCGTTTATCCTCCGTTAGtgagttcatgaagaaatctCGTTTTTTAAACGAGCAATGGGTTAAGGTAGCAAAATCCGCCGagtttcctccttctttaATTGCTCGCCTTAAGATTGACCTGCCGACCTGTCCAGTGCTCTATCTCCTTATCAAGACGCACAAACTCCAGTCCAGCAGCGATCTGGCTTCCACTGACCCTGCTACATTCAAAGTAAGACCTATAATTAGTAGTGTAGGGGGTCCTACGGATAGGATAGGGTGGTTCTTAAACACAATATTTGCACAAGTATTGAGCCATATACCTGCCCATTTGACAAATACCCGTATGTTCCTAGACCACCTACGCACAGCACAACTGACAAGAGACTGTGTCATGGAGTCTTTTGACGTCGAAGCCCTGTATACGAATGTATCTAATGACTCTGCGATACAGGCTATGTTCGAactgctgaaagaaaacataagaacCATCAATTTACACGGATTGTCAATCTCCCAATTGATGGTTCTTCTCAAGGCGTGCCTCGATTGCAATATCTTTAGATGGTCCGGGAATTACTTTGCACAGCTTAGAGGTTTAGCTATGGGGCAGAGATTGGCTCCCACCTtagctatttcatttatggccAAAATTGAAGCACCTGTTCTGGAACTACGTCCATTGTTCTACTCTCGGTACATTGACGATTGTTTTGTCATTTGCGCCACCCAAGCGGAGATGGACGAATATTTTGGCTTGTTGAACCGACAGTCCGAACACATAAAACTTGCTAGGGAGAAACCACAGGATAACTGGCTTCCTTTTCTGAACATCCAGGTTTGCATCTCAAACGGTACGTACCAAACGAAATGGTATCGTAAGCCGAGTAACAAAAACatcttggttcattttctttctgctcatccatttCACATGAAGAAAGCTGTGCTTAACAACATGTTCCGCACGGCAAGAACTGTTTGTAGTGGacctgaggagagaaaggaatcaTTAACTTTGGCTCACGAAATTGCTGTTTCGAATGGTTATGAAGTCCGAACGTCTGAAACGAGACGATACCGAAGTGAACGAGCACGGCAAGTGGAAAACCCCACCACAGATAAGATACCTCTTTGCTTTCCTTACATCTCCGATGAAGTGAGCGCTGCCattaggcggtgtctgaggagagcagacttggatagctccgtttcggtcgttgaaataccaccgaacaatttgaaacatcaattagttcggaatcgtttatacgataccatctgtacaacaccgaactgtattatttgtcccacaggtagatcaggagactgcttgagatccggggtaatctacctgatttcttgcacgaactgtggcgacgagtatatcggtgaaacggcacgaccgctgtatgtccgcatcaaagagcacttgagcggcaagaataggttacgaggatggacacctttaggtgcccatagaacacaaaaacacgacggagccgattttgaaattagggtccaaatcttagcgcacgaaactaaaacgttggctcgaaaatcgctggaggcattttggatccaagccaaaaatcctaaaatgaaccgcaagggtgaatgtctgtcgataacgcgggaactcgcgccatatctcgaatggtttgtgcgatccgaatgtgacattcgaaccattcgccctcgtgatcgatcagtcagcggtccatgctag
- a CDS encoding hypothetical protein (NECATOR_CHRI.G3878.T2) codes for MDEYFGLLNRQSEHIKLAREKPQDNWLPFLNIQVCISNGTYQTKWYRKPSNKNILVHFLSAHPFHMKKAVLNNMFRTARTVCSGPEERKESLTLAHEIAVSNGYEVRTSETRRYRSERARQVENPTTDKIPLCFPYISDEVSAAIRRCLRRADLDSSVSVVEIPPNNLKHQLVRNRLYDTICTTPNCIICPTGRSGDCLRSGVIYLISCTNCGDEYIGETARPLYVRIKEHLSGKNRLRGWTPLGAHRTQKHDGADFEIRVQILAHETKTLARKSLEAFWIQAKNPKMNRKGECLSITRELAPYLEWFVRSECDIRTIRPRDRSVSGPC; via the coding sequence ATGGACGAATATTTTGGCTTGTTGAACCGACAGTCCGAACACATAAAACTTGCTAGGGAGAAACCACAGGATAACTGGCTTCCTTTTCTGAACATCCAGGTTTGCATCTCAAACGGTACGTACCAAACGAAATGGTATCGTAAGCCGAGTAACAAAAACatcttggttcattttctttctgctcatccatttCACATGAAGAAAGCTGTGCTTAACAACATGTTCCGCACGGCAAGAACTGTTTGTAGTGGacctgaggagagaaaggaatcaTTAACTTTGGCTCACGAAATTGCTGTTTCGAATGGTTATGAAGTCCGAACGTCTGAAACGAGACGATACCGAAGTGAACGAGCACGGCAAGTGGAAAACCCCACCACAGATAAGATACCTCTTTGCTTTCCTTACATCTCCGATGAAGTGAGCGCTGCCattaggcggtgtctgaggagagcagacttggatagctccgtttcggtcgttgaaataccaccgaacaatttgaaacatcaattagttcggaatcgtttatacgataccatctgtacaacaccgaactgtattatttgtcccacaggtagatcaggagactgcttgagatccggggtaatctacctgatttcttgcacgaactgtggcgacgagtatatcggtgaaacggcacgaccgctgtatgtccgcatcaaagagcacttgagcggcaagaataggttacgaggatggacacctttaggtgcccatagaacacaaaaacacgacggagccgattttgaaattagggtccaaatcttagcgcacgaaactaaaacgttggctcgaaaatcgctggaggcattttggatccaagccaaaaatcctaaaatgaaccgcaagggtgaatgtctgtcgataacgcgggaactcgcgccatatctcgaatggtttgtgcgatccgaatgtgacattcgaaccattcgccctcgtgatcgatcagtcagcggtccatgctag
- a CDS encoding hypothetical protein (NECATOR_CHRI.G3878.T1) produces the protein MKKAVLNNMFRTARTVCSGPEERKESLTLAHEIAVSNGYEVRTSETRRYRSERARQVENPTTDKIPLCFPYISDEVSAAIRRCLRRADLDSSVSVVEIPPNNLKHQLVRNRLYDTICTTPNCIICPTGRSGDCLRSGVIYLISCTNCGDEYIGETARPLYVRIKEHLSGKNRLRGWTPLGAHRTQKHDGADFEIRVQILAHETKTLARKSLEAFWIQAKNPKMNRKGECLSITRELAPYLEWFVRSECDIRTIRPRDRSVSGPC, from the coding sequence ATGAAGAAAGCTGTGCTTAACAACATGTTCCGCACGGCAAGAACTGTTTGTAGTGGacctgaggagagaaaggaatcaTTAACTTTGGCTCACGAAATTGCTGTTTCGAATGGTTATGAAGTCCGAACGTCTGAAACGAGACGATACCGAAGTGAACGAGCACGGCAAGTGGAAAACCCCACCACAGATAAGATACCTCTTTGCTTTCCTTACATCTCCGATGAAGTGAGCGCTGCCattaggcggtgtctgaggagagcagacttggatagctccgtttcggtcgttgaaataccaccgaacaatttgaaacatcaattagttcggaatcgtttatacgataccatctgtacaacaccgaactgtattatttgtcccacaggtagatcaggagactgcttgagatccggggtaatctacctgatttcttgcacgaactgtggcgacgagtatatcggtgaaacggcacgaccgctgtatgtccgcatcaaagagcacttgagcggcaagaataggttacgaggatggacacctttaggtgcccatagaacacaaaaacacgacggagccgattttgaaattagggtccaaatcttagcgcacgaaactaaaacgttggctcgaaaatcgctggaggcattttggatccaagccaaaaatcctaaaatgaaccgcaagggtgaatgtctgtcgataacgcgggaactcgcgccatatctcgaatggtttgtgcgatccgaatgtgacattcgaaccattcgccctcgtgatcgatcagtcagcggtccatgctag